In Malus sylvestris chromosome 15, drMalSylv7.2, whole genome shotgun sequence, a single genomic region encodes these proteins:
- the LOC126605508 gene encoding receptor protein kinase CLAVATA1-like — protein sequence MVTSSLRRILPLCFVVLLLCSAPCGGHRDLDALLKLKAAMVGPKGSGLEDWNSSSSHCFFSGVLCDRDSRVVSLNVSNIPLFGTIPAAIGLLDKLVNLEITDDNLTGRLPAEMANLTSLKHLNISNNAFSGSFPGEIVLGMTDLEVLDAYNNNFNGTLPIQLVSLKNIKHLHLGGNYITGEIPEDYSEIQSLEYLGLNGNLLTGKLPASLSRLKNLREMYVGYYNSYDGGIPPELGSLSSLQVLDMSSCNLVGPIPTTLSLLKHLHSLFLQVNRLSGSIPPQLSALNMLMSLDLSINELTGEIPESFSELKNLTLVNLYKNNLYGPIPKFVGDFPHLEVLQIWENNFTFELPENLGRNGRLKDLDVTGNHLTGLIPRDLCKGGNLKTAILMENHFFGPIPEELGLCNSLVKIRMMKNTLTGTIPAGLFSLPNLIMIELNDNFLSGELPQQISGGNIGILTLSGNHISGKIPPAIGNLKSLQTLSLELNRFSGEIPTEIFYLKLLSKINISANNLSSDISESISRCSSLTSVDLSGNNLVGEIPRGIAKLKVLSILNFSRNQLTGEIPAEMRSMTSLTTLDLSNNNFVGRLPTGGQFLVFNDTSFAGNPYLCSPRRVQCPSFHSRKPFATSKIALIVIGLCTILLFLFITAYRMSKSEIQKSLVWRLTAFQRLDFGAEDVLECLKEENIIGKGGAGIVYRGSMPDGVDVAIKRLVGRGTGRNDHGFSAEIKTLGRIRHRNIVRLLGYVSNKDTNLLLYEYMPNGSLGELLHGPKGGHLQWERRYRIAVEAAKGLCYLHHDCSPLIIHRDVKSNNILLDSDLEAHVADFGLAKFLQDAGASECMSSVAGSYGYIAPEYAYTLKVDEKSDVYSFGVVLLELIAGRKPVGEFGDGVDIVRWVRKTTSELSQPSNAASVLAVVDHRLSGYPLAGVVHLFKIAMMSVDDESSARPTMREVVHMLTNPPPAAPTPSLLNL from the exons ATGGTAACCTCCAGTCTCCGCCGGATTCTCCCCCTTTGTTTCGTCGTTTTACTGCTTTGCTCCGCCCCCTGCGGCGGACACCGCGACCTCGATGCGCTGTTGAAGCTCAAGGCCGCAATGGTCGGCCCCAAAGGTTCTGGGCTCGAGGACTGGAACTCTTCGTCCTCGCACTGCTTCTTTTCTGGTGTTTTATGCGACCGCGACTCCAGAGTCGTTTCTCTCAATGTTTCGAATATTCCCCTGTTCGGCACGATTCCGGCGGCGATTGGGCTGCTGGACAAGCTCGTCAACCTCGAAATTACCGACGACAACTTGACCGGGAGGCTTCCGGCCGAGATGGCCAACCTCACCTCTCTCAAGCATCTGAACATCTCCAACAACGCGTTCAGCGGCAGCTTCCCCGGCGAAATCGTGCTCGGGATGACGGACCTTGAAGTCCTCGATGCctacaacaacaacttcaatggGACACTTCCCATTCAGCTCGTCAGTCTCAAAAACATCAAGCACCTCCATCTTGGCGGGAACTACATCACCGGCGAAATTCCCGAGGATTACTCGGAGATACAGAGCTTGGAGTATTTGGGACTCAACGGTAATTTGCTCACCGGAAAGTTACCGGCGAGCTTAAGTAGGTTGAAGAATCTCAGGGAAATGTACGTAGGGTACTATAACAGTTACGACGGCGGAATTCCGCCGGAGTTGGGGTCGCTGAGCTCGCTGCAAGTCCTCGACATGAGCAGCTGCAACCTCGTGGGTCCCATCCCCACCACTCTCAGCCTTTTGAAACACTTGCACTCTCTTTTTTTGCAGGTGAACCGCCTCAGCGGCAGCATTCCGCCGCAGCTCTCGGCGTTGAACATGCTCATGTCTCTGGATCTCTCCATCAACGAGCTCACCGGAGAGATACCTGAGAGCTTCTCGGAGCTCAAGAACCTCACGCTGGTCAATCTGTACAAGAACAATCTCTACGGTCCGATTCCAAAGTTCGTCGGCGATTTTCCTCATCTCGAGGTGCTTCAAATTTGGGAGAACAACTTCACATTTGAGCTGCCGGAGAACCTCGGCCGGAACGGCAGGCTGAAGGACCTCGATGTCACCGGAAACCACCTCACCGGGCTGATTCCGCGGGATTTGTGCAAAGGAGGTAATTTGAAAACGGCAATTCTAATGGAAAATCACTTTTTCGGGCCGATTCCCGAGGAACTCGGGCTGTGCAATTCGCTGGTGAAAATCCGAATGATGAAGAACACACTCACCGGGACGATTCCAGCTGGGCTATTCAGTTTGCCCAATTTGATCATGATCGAGCTAAACGACAATTTCTTGTCCGGCGAATTGCCACAGCAAATTTCTGGGGGCAATATTGGAATCCTCACACTTTCGGGAAATCACATTTCCGGGAAAATTCCGCCGGCGATTGGTAATCTCAAGAGTCTGCAAACTCTTTCCCTGGAGTTGAACAGATTTTCCGGTGAAATTCCGacggaaattttttatttaaagttGCTATCAAAGATCAATATCAGCGCCAACAACCTCAGCAGCGACATTTCAGAGTCCATTTCCCGCTGTTCCTCCCTGACGTCCGTTGATCTCAGTGGAAACAATTTGGTTGGCGAAATCCCGAGAGGAATTGCGAAGCTGAAAGTCCTGAGCATTCTCAATTTCTCCAGAAACCAACTCACCGGAGAAATTCCCGCCGAAATGAGATCCATGACGAGCCTCACGACTCTCGACCTCTCCAACAACAATTTCGTCGGCAGGCTCCCAACCGGCGGACAGTTTCTGGTCTTCAACGACACGTCGTTTGCGGGAAACCCCTATCTTTGCTCCCCGCGCCGCGTCCAGTGTCCGTCGTTCCATAGCCGCAAACCGTTCGCTACCTCCAAGATCGCTCTTATCGTCATCGGACTCTGTACGATTCTATTATTCTTGTTCATAACGGCTTACCGGATGAGTAAGAGTGAAATCCAGAAATCTTTGGTGTGGCGTCTCACCGCCTTCCAGCGCCTCGATTTCGGAGCAGAGGACGTCCTCGAGTGCCTTAAAGAAGAGAACATCATAGGGAAAGGCGGCGCCGGGATCGTGTACCGCGGGTCGATGCCGGACGGCGTTGACGTGGCGATCAAACGGTTAGTCGGGCGAGGAACCGGGCGAAACGACCACGGTTTCTCGGCCGAGATAAAGACTCTGGGAAGAATCCGGCACCGGAATATCGTGAGGCTGTTGGGGTACGTGTCGAACAAGGACACGAATCTGCTGCTGTACGAGTACATGCCAAATGGGAGCTTGGGGGAGCTGCTGCATGGGCCGAAAGGGGGGCATTTGCAGTGGGAGAGGAGGTACAGGATCGCCGTCGAGGCTGCCAAGGGGCTGTGTTATCTCCACCACGACTGTTCGCCGCTGATTATTCACAGGGACGTTAAGTCCAATAATATTTTGCTGGACTCGGATTTGGAAGCCCACGTTGCGGATTTTGGGCTCGCTAAGTTTTTGCAGGATGCTGGGGCGTCCGAGTGCATGTCTTCCGTTGCTGGGTCCTATGGTTACATTGCCCCAG AGTACGCCTACACATTGAAAGTGGACGAAAAAAGCGACGTGTACAGCTTCGGCGTGGTGCTGCTGGAGTTAATAGCAGGGAGGAAGCCGGTGGGAGAATTCGGAGACGGGGTGGACATAGTAAGATGGGTGAGGAAGACAACATCGGAGCTCTCTCAGCCATCTAATGCAGCGTCGGTACTGGCGGTGGTCGACCACAGGCTCTCCGGGTACCCACTGGCAGGCGTGGTACACCTGTTCAAGATTGCCATGATGAGCGTAGATGATGAGAGCTCCGCCAGGCCAACGATGAGGGAAGTGGTGCACATGCTCACCAATCCTCCGCCCGCGGCTCCAACTCCGAGCCTGCTTAACCTTTGA
- the LOC126603902 gene encoding synaptotagmin-2-like: protein MGILSAILGFVGFGVGTSIGLVIGYYLFIYFQPTDVKNPAIRPLVEQDSKTLQRLLPEIPMWVKNPDYDRVDWLNKFIELMWPYLDKAICKTARTIAKPIIAEQIPKYKIDSVEFEALSLGTLPPTFQGIKVYVTGEKELIMELQLKWAGNPNILVSAKAFGLKATVQVVDLQVFACPRITLKPLVSAFPCFSKIFVSLMEKPHVDFGLKLLGADAMAIPGLYRFVQELIKEQVANMYLWPKALEVQIMDPTMAMRKPVGILHIKVLKAMKLKKKDLLGGADPYVKIKLTEDKLPSKKTTVKHGTLNPEWNEEFNFVVRDPETQALEFMVYDWEKIGKHDKMGMNVIPLKELTPEEPKVMTLEVLKNMDPNDAQNEKSRGQLVVELIYKPFTEDEMPKDDEDPKTIVKAPEGTPATGGVLVIIVHEAEDVEGKHHTNPQVRILFRGEEKRTKLVKKNRDPRWDEEFQFILEEPPKNERLHVEVVSHSSRMGLLHPKETLGYVDISLADVVSNRRINEKYHLIDSKNGRLQLELQWRTSS from the exons ATGGGTATTCTGAGTGCGATCTTGGGTTTTGTGGGTTTTGGAGTTGGAACTTCAATTGGGCTTGTGATCGGGTATTACCTCTTCATCTACTTCCAGCCAACTGATGTCAAG AATCCTGCAATTCGTCCATTGGTCGAGCAAGATTCGAAAACTCTGCAGAGGCTGCTTCCGGAGATACCCATGTGGGTGAAAAATCCAGACTATGATCGT GTTGACTGGCTTAACAAATTTATTGAGCTCATGTGGCCTTACCTCGACAAG GCAATTTGCAAAACTGCGAGGACCATAGCAAAACCCATTATTGCTGAGCAAATTCCGAAATACAAAATTGACTCCGTCGAGTTTGAAGCTCTTTCCTTGGGCACCCTACCGCCAACTTTTCAAG GAATTAAAGTGTATGTTACCGGTGAGAAGGAATTGATAATGGAGCTACAACTGAAGTGGGCAGGCAATCCTAACATCCTTGTTTCAGCTAAAGCATTTGGTTTGAAAGCCACGGTTCAG GTGGTTGATTTGCAAGTGTTTGCTTGTCCACGTATCACCCTGAAGCCTTTGGTTTCAGCCTTTCCTTGTTTTTCAAAAATCTTTGTCTCTCTTATGGAGAAG CCACATGTTGACTTTGGATTAAAACTGCTTGGAGCAGATGCTATGGCTATTCCTGGCCTGTATAGGTTTGTCCAG GAGCTTATTAAAGAACAAGTGGCAAACATGTACCTATGGCCCAAAGCCCTAGAAGTACAAATCATGGATCCCACAAT GGCCATGAGGAAGCCTGTTGGGATTTTGCATATAAAAGTTCTTAAAGCAATGAAGCTTAAAAAGAAAGATTTACTAGGAGGAGCAGATCCATATGTGAAAATCAAGCTCACTGAGGACAAGCTTCCTTCAAAGAAAACAACTGTGAAACATGGCACTTTGAACCCTGAATGGAATGAAGAGTTTAATTTCGTTGTCAGAGACCCGGAGACTCAAGCATTAGAATTTATGGTTTATGATTGGGAAAAG ATTGGCAAACATGACAAGATGGGTATGAATGTCATTCCACTGAAAGAACTTACGCCTGAAGAGCCTAAAGTTATGACTCTTGAAGTGCTGAAGAACATGGACCCGAATGATGCTCAAAATGAGAAATCACGTGGACAGCTTGTTGTGGAATTGATCTATAAACCCTTTACGGAGGATGAGATGCCTAAAGATGACGAAGATCCAAAAACTATAGTAAAGGCTCCTGAAGGAACACCTGCAACTGGTGGTGTGCTTGTAATTATCGTCCACGAAGCTGAAGATGTGGAAGGAAAGCACCACACTAACCCACAAGTGCGCATACTTTTCAGAGGGGAAGAAAAAAGAACCAAG CTTGTCAAGAAAAATCGGGATCCAAGATGGGACGAGGAGTTTCAGTTTATTTTGGAAGAGCCACCGAAAAATGAGAGGCTTCATGTTGAAGTGGTTAGCCACTCCTCAAGGATGGGGCTGTTGCATCCCAAG GAAACTCTTGGATACGTGGATATAAGCTTGGCGGATGTTGTTAGCAACAGAAGAATCAATGAAAAATACCATTTGATAGACTCGAAGAATGGACGGCTTCAACTCGAGCTGCAATGGAGAACATCTTCTTGA